The DNA region TGGCAGTTGAGTCAGCAAAAGGAAAACTGGCGCGGGCTGGTGGCCGAGTACATGTCGCTTTACGTGCCGCAAACCCTGGACCACTTGCCCACTGACGAAGCCGCTCAGCAGGCGCAACTGCGGACCATCGATGCGCGTCTTGGCCTGAATCTTGTGCCGGCGAAACTGACCCTGCCACGGTCCGAGTTCAAGCGCGCGCAAATCCTCGAGTACGACGGTGTCGCCATTGCCCAGATTACCTACCTGGACCCGGCCCACGGCCCCATGGCGCTGTGCGTCACCCGCTCCAACAGCGGCAGCCGGCATTTCGCCCAGGAGCGCCGGTACGGGATGAACATTGTCTATTGGGCTGACATGCAACATGCCTGGATGTTGATCGGGCATAACCCGGTGGCGGATCTGGAGGACATGGCGAAATTGTTGAGAGGCCGGCTTAGTGCGTGATCTCATTTGTCACTATGCTGGG from Pseudomonas sp. ACM7 includes:
- a CDS encoding anti-sigma factor, with translation MNDSARPTIPSDEQLVAYLDNQLDSEQRTRIDAAILDDPTLNLRLQWLARSSLPFKEAYDELGRQAPVDRLQSMLDTLPSPERPAMNRRWFLAAAAGLVVSGVVADRLFLGWQLSQQKENWRGLVAEYMSLYVPQTLDHLPTDEAAQQAQLRTIDARLGLNLVPAKLTLPRSEFKRAQILEYDGVAIAQITYLDPAHGPMALCVTRSNSGSRHFAQERRYGMNIVYWADMQHAWMLIGHNPVADLEDMAKLLRGRLSA